The Gossypium hirsutum isolate 1008001.06 chromosome A13, Gossypium_hirsutum_v2.1, whole genome shotgun sequence nucleotide sequence atctcTCTATTTTGCTTTTCAATAAAATTTGGTTTCCGTGTTAGGCTTTTACACATCCGTTTATGCGATTATTCCAAGTCAATGCTAGAAATTCAAGAGTCTTGGATGTTTTGGAATCTTCATTGATAGAAGAATGCCCCGACTTTATTCTAGTTTTTCACCTGCCGGCATAACTCTTACTGATTAGCTTCAGCATTTTGCAACTCTCAATCCTTTTGTGTTACATTTACGTGATCGGTGCATTCTTGGTTGTATTATTCTATGTGCAATTCTTATTGCCACTCTTCCTGAATTTGCTTTGAGTTTCAACTTTCTAGCATgactatttcatttgttttgaagtTCTTTTTCATCTATTCTTTTTGTTTTCCCCTGCACGAACAGGATACAACTTGGGCAGCCTGCAACTGTCAAAGTTTCTGCTAACCTTATCAGGCTACTATCCTACAATAACAAGGTTTGAGCTTGCCACTTAGAAAGTTGCCCGACActtttgtcaatttttttcttcttttttctttttaattgcatGGGATATTTAGGGGATGTGCACCATTGTATATCTATGTATAGTTTGACACTTAAATCTACCATCCCTTCAGTTTGTGAGAAAGTCATCATTGTCGTTTCCCTTTATGGCAAATGTTTTTGGTTAAGTTTTAAGAACTATTTATTTTGGAATGCATCAGCATGTACACTTACTGAAATATACTTTAGTTTTTCTTATTTGTCTGTATGATATATATTTCTAGGAGCAAgtgatcaaattttttttttccagttATAAATCACATTCATATTCTGAACTCAGTTTTATAATCTTATTATCAGAACATGCTTCAAACTGGTCTTATTGTTGGAGGGTGGGATAAGTATGAAGGTGGTAAAATATATGGAATTCCACTTGGTGGAACACTGGTTGAGCAGCCTTTTGCTATTGGAGGTATATTGTTCtgttcatttttcattttgaattgTTTTGCGGAGTGCTATGGAAATGCTAACTAGCATTGTTCTAGTAGATATGcatgtttatatagactttgatATTGATATAGTCTTGTTTAGTCCTACCCATTTATTTGCATATTGCTCAGAATGTTGGTTGCCCTCTTTTTAGTTTTTACCTTAATTGAGCTAATAAATTTGGTGTTAACTTGAGGATGTTCAATGCATTCATCTAACCTTGAGAGTTAACTGATATAATTGTTCCCGTAATTTAAGATCAGAGCAAAATATCTGATTAGTTAACTGATGAAAGTAGATGTAATTATTCTTTTTCAAAGTTCAAGATCATTTGTTTTCTACCATTGGGAACCCAAAGGATTTGGAGTTCGGTTAAAAATATTATGGGACCATTAACTAGTGGTATGGTAGTACTTATGCAGAAAAGTGGTTCTTATTTGATTTGACATAAATTGCACAGGATCTGGCTCCAGTTACCTATATGGGTTTTTTGATCAGGCGTGGAAGGAAGGAATGACAAAGGAGGAAGCTGAGGTACATCTGTTTTAGTCAAGATTgaaaaaagaattaattttttttaaagttttattttaagaaaaaatggtTTACATATACTTCTATTAAttcttttatgaaatttcattgCAGCAACTAGTGGTCAAGGCAGTGTCACTTGCCATTGCTCGTGACGGTGCTAGTGGAGGTGTTGTTCGCACTGTCATTGTAAGATATTTTACACAtaatttgtaataaatatttCTTAAATGTGTAGTTTGAATTCTTTGTTGCAGTTAACTGTGTAGTTTGAATTCAGTGTTGTTTTATTTAGCCTTCTTGTGTTTTTGGTGTTGAAGATCAACTCCGATGGAGTGACAAGGAACTTCTACCCTGGTGATAAACTTCAATTGTGGCATGACGAATTGGAGCCGCAGAATTCGTTATTGGATATACTGAACGCTCCTAGTCCTGAACCAATGAACATTTAATCAATGGGGGTCACCTGCCTTTTCAGTAATCAAATGGGAGTCACCTGACTTTCTAGTTTTAGGTTGTATTCAGCTGAAGGGCTTGTtcttacttcatttttttttctaaagctGGAAGTTTTATGCTTAGTTGGAGTTAAAAACATATTATCTATTTCATTTTCTGTTTGTATTGTGGCTTGGAGACGAACGGGAATTCAGTTTCATTTGAATGGGCACTAAAACTATTTGTGTCATGATTTCCGTCTTCGGATGTGATGGTATGCTGTATCCTATCCTGTAGTTAACAGGCAACGGTTGCTTGTGAGCTGAGTTATTTTAGTATAACGATGAAATTAATGATCTTTTGGGGTGTAAGTCGTCATATGCATCCACCACAGTTCACAGCCAAAACAAAAGAGGGGATCTCATGCGCAATGGAAATGTTACACGGTGAAGGAGAATTGAAATGGCTTAATACATCATGAACGTACCTGTCTTTTTTATCCACTATAATTTTATTCGACCAAAATATACTTTTAACTTTGAATTTcaacataaattaagtaaataaaatcatGAAATTCCAAGTGCTTGTATTTTCTTTTACGTTTAATATTTGGTAAGTGTTTACTGTTAGTggaatattttaatctttttttaatttttaaattttttttattatacctTAAATTATGCTTGAGTCAAAAGTTTTGTAAGTTAAATATGGTAATCTCtctcaaatttgatatttaagtaAATTGGTTCGTAtaaaaaatttgaccaatttaattctcgttaatttcaaaagtaagtaattaaggataattaatcATAATATTTTTCTGTCAAATTTTgtttggtataataacaaattagcCCTTAAGGTTTATATATTCTATGTAAATGTTgacaaaatgtataaatattgcgggataaatttgttaaataggatcaaattgatagagtGTGTAAATTctataggctaaatttgttaaatcaagactaaattgtatGCGTAAATTTTCAAGCTTAAATTTGGTATTATGTCAATAAGAAAATGTAAATTTGATGAAAACACAATATTAAAATAGATTGTTCTTAATTGCTCACATTTAAAATAGACagaaattaaactatttttaattttaaaaaattaatttactcgaAATCAAAATTTAGAAGGTTGAATATTTTGACATATAAAACAATCCAAGATATTGACACTGCATTGGGCTTAATAATTGAAAATCATAAAAGACCCAGCTGCTAATACTTCAGTGGACTAATGGATTATAATTATAGACTCTAGAGGAAGAAAGGGTTTTGCCTCTGCAGGCtggctatatatataaatcatccTCTGTTTTTCACTTCGTTGAGCCGCGTTAGGGTTTGCAATTAGCTGCCCTCAAGTTTCTCTCTGTCAACATAGACGAAGGAAAACCCTAGCcgcttctttctttctttgctctctcttttgctttatttttgtttttctatccATGGATCGAATCagtatatttgtttatttatttgcaaaTTGAAAACGGGGCTGGAGTTTGGCTCCTTGGTTAAATCATTACCttccaaggagatgaatgcagcTCCCAATATCAAATCCCTTCAACCTTGTTCCCAAGTTTCGCTGTGATAGGGGATCTATCTAGCGGATTTAATTGGGCGAGGTTGggacatttatttttttattaaaaataagagaaagtggaGTTTTTGAGTAGTAATTCAGGCAGCCTACTTGCCTTAAATCGCCATGGCAATGCGGGTGTTAAACTGCTCGTATAATAAACATTGCTTTTGCTCTTCAGTCTTGCTGAGATTTATTTATTGTTCATTGAAGCTGGACTAGTAAGCCTAAGCACATTTCTTTTTATCTCTTAATTCTGTGTTCTCAATCAAAATTCATTGTTTCCTTTTTCTGGCAATGAATTTTTggggtttaattaaaattttagaaggtgataaaattttcaatactctGCTCCTCTTTAACAAACGAGAATGATTgatgattatattaaaaataaaagtcagAGATGAGTGAGAAATGTATCGAATTTGTTCAATTGGTATAATTTATTAAAACTAAATAATATAGCAGACCTATACACGATAATTATAACTAAACTAAAGTGTAAAATAAGTATAATTGAAGGCGAACATAATAAACTGAAGTCTAAAAGAGTAGTAGTGTAGATACGGAACTAAATACCATTAACGCTTATAATGGAAGCTTAAAAGATTATATAGAATAGAACTGTTAAATGCAGTGCGTTCCATACGAGTTTTGAGGGCTATTTACCACGAAGATGTGATATGAGACTGCCTATTCCAATAGTCCATTCAAAGGATTGGCCGTGGACTGAGTTGTGCATAGGTAGggttaatcaaaattttatgccTGCTTGTTAAGTTCGAGTTTGATTTGATctgggttttattttttattcaagctTGACTTGCCAATGTTTCTAGTACAGAATTTCTTATAAAAATGGGAAACATTTGAATGTGGTTTGAACTATTAATTTATCTAATTGAAAGGAACTAATTAGGTTTACACCGAAACCTAAAAATCGATCATTGATCCAATAAACTGAAAAGTAATGGCAGCAAGTAATTAGTTTAGTAGttctttatataaaattattgacTCTATAGTAATATGGAGAAGATAAATTTGTTTTAAGCACTGATAAAATTAGAAATACCCCTTGTTTCAAAGAAATGATGGGTTATTCACATTTCATTTGATAGTCGAATGCGAATTAAAAGCTAATTAGTGGTAATTCTAAAGATTCCACAGGAGAAAAATAGAGATGTCTCTTATGTTATCCATAATATGTGGAAGTATCGATGTAATTTCATAGAGTCATTCAAATGACGGAACGGGAAGACCTAGGATGTAGAATAAAAATGCTAAACCACAGGCTTGGTATAGctctattgttttaattttttttataaaaatataatatattaaaaaaataaaaacattaaaaaattgttTCCTAACaaactgaaaataaattaaaaaaatatgtacacaATACTAAGATAGGTGCAACGTAATaagcaaatatttttaaaatagtaacaaaattaataataaaataagagctacataatatctaaataataacaataaaatagtatcAGTATAATAGTGATATGGTAGTAAAATAgtgagaaaacaataagaaaatagcggtaaaaaaaaaagaaacaacgaAAAAGggcaacaattttttttttgtaaatttaggttgggtttggggtcaTAAAAGCCTCACTCGAGGCTTGGATCATTTTTTAAATAAGCATTATTTTTTGTTCAAGTCCATTTTTTGTACCTATATTTTCACCAAAATCCTCACTTTTTGGGCGAGCCTTCGGGTTTGCTTGAATAGTCCGGCTCATGGATAGGTCTATTGTggagttcatattatatataaaaaaaatggtcatggtttaagatttttttttatttgggtcaAGCTTGGCTTGGCTCAAATAAGTTTTGCCGTCATTTCGGctattgttttgcttttattttgctattatattgttcttaatatttgaatattgtataacttttgttttatatctttaattattttaatatttttaatgtatttgatgtattatattttttaaatttatttttatataaaaataatactctaaaaaatattaatacgAATGAGTTGGATTAAGctcatatttaacatttttaatatgaATCGAATTTAAATAAGATTTTAAGCttaattttcaactcaaactAAACTTAGATCTAAAATTCTTAGCCTCAACGTTACTTTGCCCTCCCTATAATCAAGTTTAGGTTTTATGCTCTCTACCAAATATCAAACACTcaagtttcttttgaaatatGGTCATGCGAGTTTGGACAAGCATCGTCATTTGTATTCATATCATAAGTCACCCTATCATTGGGTTGGGTTACTAAGAGAAGTCTCTTCACTGTTTTCATCTCTAACTTTTTTTACAGTTGGACTGTGTCCCCGAAGGTAAATCTTTTCTTCCAAGTCCCTGCACAGGACTCTGAGCAGTTTGGAAGCTTCGAAAGCTGCGCCTTAACCCTAAATGAAGCTCATCGAGCCTCAAGTTCCCCCATCATGTAACCCCGGAGTCATTGTCGTTGCACTCCAAGGGCTTCGAGTAGTCTAGGGGCTCCACAAGTCCATTGTTGTGTAACCCTTGCAACCCAAGATGGAGCCTGAGGAGTCTGAAAGCTTCGCAAACCACACCCTAACCTTAGGATCACAAGGCCTCTTGTCGTCCTGCaactaataatatttaatttaaaatttgtagtTCAAAAAAAgttgatgaaaaatagaaattgtgattattatgcatttaaaaataataatttaataaaaactgtgatgattatatttttaaaattaatataatttaatttagggataaatatcaaaactttAAACGAACTTTGGttcaatataaaatttgatgtataaattttaatttggtgcaattatataaATGAAGATTTAATTGTAgttcaaatgtatacatgaaactttgattttgagtCAACTGTATACacttgaagaaataaatatatcaatttattttcatattgaataaatataattatttgtgtatccAATATGTTAAGGTAAAATGACGTGGTATTGATAAttgtgttagtgatttatgaaaattgaatcaaattaagatctaatgtataaaattacacaatcAAAGATAATGTATGGCATTTCATATTAGACCAAAGTTAATGT carries:
- the LOC107893487 gene encoding proteasome subunit beta type-6, producing the protein MDLDMNVNAPHSMGTTIIGVTYNGGVVLGADSRTSTGMYVANRASDKITQLTDNVYVCRSGSAADSQIVSDYVRYFLHQHTIQLGQPATVKVSANLIRLLSYNNKNMLQTGLIVGGWDKYEGGKIYGIPLGGTLVEQPFAIGGSGSSYLYGFFDQAWKEGMTKEEAEQLVVKAVSLAIARDGASGGVVRTVIINSDGVTRNFYPGDKLQLWHDELEPQNSLLDILNAPSPEPMNI